From Apis cerana isolate GH-2021 linkage group LG10, AcerK_1.0, whole genome shotgun sequence, one genomic window encodes:
- the LOC108004243 gene encoding serine/arginine repetitive matrix protein 1 isoform X4: MMYTGTTASQDTRFSDKEKKLLKQMKFGDSLTQKVDMSKVKLDVIKPWITTKITQILGMEDDVVVEFVYNQLEEKFPDPRKMQINLTGFLNGRNARSFMGELWDLLVSAQESVTGIPEAFLQQKKDQIKKRLEEQEKLQASLAEKEKEKEREKEKDEAENKIKKEEKERGSSKERRRDRSRDRDRDRKRSRSRDRHRDRDRSTRKRRSSSRSPSKNSLKDNGKDMSEIKVEREDSPQPENAIPLMPVKTKPEAAVAISRLQAKLMSIADGKKKNNRTPSPESLEKAKKSRSRSKSPINRSKKSRSKSPSRDSKTRRSRSPASRSRRSRSKSRSRRSRSRSKSRRSKSRSQDRSKSRRTKSKSPRSHSRSRSRSKKSRSKSNDRSKSRKSRSDSSDSRSSKSRSKSPDKRKENLDSNRKRDASSSSSSESEEDKGAKDKNDFEIRKKKDGVQAKRSYRKTNKDDSGSDSDSSRERKSVPKRRSPTPRKDRGRSKDRDRSRDRSRDRSRDRSRDRSRDRNRRRSIDRERERRRERERERERERLDRYSGSRSMRPPSVRRAPSRRRSPHRRSPVRYRRRSPSPGDRRRRRSLDRRRRSSERRDRRRSPDRRDSRRRSPDGRDRSLRKSLERKSSQEKREREREREHVDDKRKEKEKPAKEESIKRPEKDIKKAEPVNIKKPDPSVSPKKLQSATLPVTRHRFSKSLSRTPSPFKKTEDIIAAVKVKQSKEDNKEGSPKEETNFSSADTFPLKKDDKSVKSLKVASEDKKSGQKSSEPILLKKPAEVMKKSKKEKRDGSTDSNDSESEGKKRPRKLEKSRKSRKTSTDEEKSEKCGSSSDSEEERKHTEKNKKLKDTNRGDSLDERAKDRKDSRKREINENESRKRSKKELEEETKKSKRSRKDSSSGDEDQKIKRNKTEDDRSRLRKSKKDSSSDDEPKKTRKRRDSSSEDEKSRTRKSRKDSTSEDEGKVRLKKSKRDSSTDDEEIGEKDAKKKRKADDSSDEEKVKKKRKKKTKTSTSESEESEVEEKKKKKDKKHKKHKKHKKHRKHKKKKVADSDESDVSEGNTEELEKKLREKALKSMKKGHSIEGSD, from the exons ATGATGTACacg ggGACTACCGCGTCACAGGACACGAGGTTCAGCGATAAGGAGAAAAAACTTCtcaaacaaatgaaatttggGGATTCTCTTACTcagaaa gtgGATATGAGCAAAGTTAAACTGGATGTTATTAAACCATGGATAACTACAAAGATTACACAGATTTTAGGCATGGAGGATGATGTAGTGGtagaatttgtatataatcaaCTGGAAGAAAAG TTTCCTGACCCCCGAAAAATGCAGATCAACCTCACAGGATTCCTGAATGGAAGGAATGCCCGATCTTTCATGGGTGAATTATGGGACCTTTTGGTCTCTGCTCAGGAAAGTGTTACGGGCATTCCAGAGGCTTTCttacaacaaaaaaaagatcaaattaaGAAACGTttg GAAGAGCAAGAGAAACTCCAAGCTTCTTTGgcggagaaagaaaaggagaaggaaagagaaaaggaaaaagatgaagcagaaaacaagataaaaaaagaagaaaaagaacgagGTTCATCGAAAGAACGTCGTAGAGATCGAAGTAGAGATCGCGATAGGGACAG AAAAAGAAGTCGATCGAGAGATCGACACAGAGATCGTGACAGATCGACTCGCAAACGACGATCCTCTTCGAGATCACCCAGTAAAAATTCGCTTAAAGACAACGGGAAAGATATGTCTGAAATTAAAGTGGAACGAGAAGATTCGCCACAACCCGAAAATGCTATACCGCTCATGCCTGTTAAAACAAAACc AGAAGCTGCTGTCGCAATATCTCGATTACAAGCAAAATTAATGAGCATAGctgatggaaaaaagaaaaataatcgtacTCCTTCTCCCGAGTCATTagaaaaagcgaaaaaatCTAGATCTAGATCAAAATCACCAATAAATCGCTCCAAAAAATCTAGATCTAAATCCCCAAGTCGAGATTCAAAGACACGTCGTTCTCGATCACCTGCATCTAGATCGAGACGATCTCGATCTAAATCAAGATCAAGGAGATCCAGATCTAGATCAAAATCCAGAAGATCCAAATCTAGATCGCAAGATCGTTCAAAATCAAGACGTACCAAATCTAAATCGCCAAGATCGCATTCGAGATCTCGTTCACGATCTAAAAAATCACGATCAAAAAGTAATGATAGAAGTAAATCTAGAAAATCAAGATCGGACTCGAGCGATTCAAGGTCATCAAAATCTCGTTCAAAATCACCTgataaaagaaaggagaatctCGATTCTAACAGAAAACGAGATGCAAGTTCAAGCAGTAGTTCCGAATCGGAAGAAGATAAAGGAGCAAAAGATAaaaacgatttcgaaattagaaagaaaaaagatggagTACAGGCAAAGAGATCGTATAGAAAAACGAATAAAGATGACAGTGGCAGTGACAGTGATTCAAGTCGAGAAAGGAAATCTGTACCTAAACGAAGGAGCCCAACGCCACGAAAAGATAGAGGTCGATCTAAGGATAGAGATAGATCGCGAGATAGATCACGTGATAGATCTCGGGATAGATCTCGGGATAGATCTCGGGATAGGAATAGaag gagATCCATAGATAGAGAacgggaaagaagaagagagcgagagcgagaaagagagcgagAAAGATTGGATAGATATAGCGGTAGTCGTAGCATGCGACCTCCATCTGTGCGTAGAGCACCTAGTAGACGGAG aagCCCTCATCGTAGAAGCCCGGTAAGATATCGCCGTAGATCGCCCAGTCCTGGGGATAGGCGCCGAAGAAGATCCCTTGATCGAAGACGAAGATCATCAGAAAGAAGAGACAGACGTCGATCTCCAGATCGTCGTGATAGCAGACGTCGTTCTCCAGATGGCCGGGATCGATCCCTCAG AAAATCTCTTGAACGGAAATCATCTCAGGAAAAGCGAGAACGTGAGAGGGAACGAGAACATGTAGATGACAAAcgtaaagaaaaggaaaaacctGCCAAGGAAGAATCTATCAAACGACCTGAAAAGGACATCAAGAAAGCTGAACCTGTAAACATCAAGAAACCAGATCCTAGCGTTTCTCCTAAAAAACTTCAATCTGCTACACTTCCCGTAACTAGGCATAGA ttTTCAAAGAGTTTATCACGAACACCATCTCCATTTAAAAAGACTGAAGACATTATAGCTGCAGTTAAAGTTAAACAATCAAA agAAGATAACAAGGAAGGATCaccaaaagaagaaacgaatttttcatcCGCAGATACTTTTCCGTTAAAAAAAGATGACAAATCGGTCAAATCACTTAAAGTGGCATCTGAGGATAAAAAGTCAGGTCAAAAATCTTCTGAGccaatacttttaaaaaaaccaGCAGAAGTTATGAagaaatcgaagaaagaaaaacgcgaTGGTTCTACAGATTCTAATGACAGTGAAAGTGAAG gaaAGAAAAGACCAAGAAAATTAGAGAAATCTAGGAAATCCAGAAAAACTTCTACAGATgaagaaaaatcagaaaaatgtGGTTCTAGCTCGGATTctgaagaggaaagaaagcatacagaaaagaataaaaaacttaaagaTACAAATCGAGgag ACTCATTAGATGAACGTGCAAAAGACAGGAAAGATAGTAGAAAACGAGAAATCAATGAAAACGAATCTCGCAAAcgatcaaaaaaagaattagaagaagaaacaaaaaaatcaaaaagatcAAGAAAAGATTCTTCTTCAGGAGATGAAgatcaaaagataaaaagaaacaaaactgAAGATGATAGATCCAGATTAcgaaaatctaaaaaagattCAAGTTCAGATGATGAACcaaaaaaaacacgaaaacGAAGAGACAGTTCTTCGGAGGACGAAAAATCAAGAACAAGAAAATCAAGAAAAGATTCTACAAGTGAAGATGAAGGAAAAGTACGATTAAAGAAATCTAAACGAGATTCAAGTACAGATGATGAAGAAATAGGAGAAAAAGatgcaaagaaaaagagaaaagctgATGATAGTTCAGATGAAGAAAAAGTGAAGAAAAaacgtaaaaagaaaactaaaacaaGTACCAGTGAATCagag GAAAGTGaagtagaagaaaagaaaaagaaaaaggataagaaacacaaaaaacataaaaaacataaaaagcataggaaacataaaaagaagaaggttgCAGATTCTGACGAATCTGATGTAAGTGAAGGTAATACAGaagaacttgaaaaaaaacttcGTGAAAAAGCATTAAAATCCATGAAAAAAGGACATAGTATAGAAGGAAGTGATTga
- the LOC108004243 gene encoding serine/arginine repetitive matrix protein 1 isoform X2, with amino-acid sequence MMYTGTTASQDTRFSDKEKKLLKQMKFGDSLTQKVDMSKVKLDVIKPWITTKITQILGMEDDVVVEFVYNQLEEKFPDPRKMQINLTGFLNGRNARSFMGELWDLLVSAQESVTGIPEAFLQQKKDQIKKRLEEQEKLQASLAEKEKEKEREKEKDEAENKIKKEEKERGSSKERRRDRSRDRDRDRKRSRSRDRHRDRDRSTRKRRSSSRSPSKNSLKDNGKDMSEIKVEREDSPQPENAIPLMPVKTKPEAAVAISRLQAKLMSIADGKKKNNRTPSPESLEKAKKSRSRSKSPINRSKKSRSKSPSRDSKTRRSRSPASRSRRSRSKSRSRRSRSRSKSRRSKSRSQDRSKSRRTKSKSPRSHSRSRSRSKKSRSKSNDRSKSRKSRSDSSDSRSSKSRSKSPDKRKENLDSNRKRDASSSSSSESEEDKGAKDKNDFEIRKKKDGVQAKRSYRKTNKDDSGSDSDSSRERKSVPKRRSPTPRKDRGRSKDRDRSRDRSRDRSRDRSRDRSRDRNRRRSIDRERERRRERERERERERLDRYSGSRSMRPPSVRRAPSRRRSPHRRSPVRYRRRSPSPGDRRRRRSLDRRRRSSERRDRRRSPDRRDSRRRSPDGRDRSLRYDRSSSRDRSSRRDRSRDRDRRDRDRRSRSRDRRSRSKDQRSSVDRSRDGKRSPDRLRETKEKIKDKKVDEKIKRSTDTGSRKELRNGRSKSSSSESSESSSSSNEDEVTRKSLERKSSQEKREREREREHVDDKRKEKEKPAKEESIKRPEKDIKKAEPVNIKKPDPSVSPKKLQSATLPVTRHRFSKSLSRTPSPFKKTEDIIAAVKVKQSKEDNKEGSPKEETNFSSADTFPLKKDDKSVKSLKVASEDKKSGQKSSEPILLKKPAEVMKKSKKEKRDGSTDSNDSESEGKKRPRKLEKSRKSRKTSTDEEKSEKCGSSSDSEEERKHTEKNKKLKDTNRGDSLDERAKDRKDSRKREINENESRKRSKKELEEETKKSKRSRKDSSSGDEDQKIKRNKTEDDRSRLRKSKKDSSSDDEPKKTRKRRDSSSEDEKSRTRKSRKDSTSEDEGKVRLKKSKRDSSTDDEEIGEKDAKKKRKADDSSDEEKVKKKRKKKTKTSTSESEESEVEEKKKKKDKKHKKHKKHKKHRKHKKKKVADSDESDVSEGNTEELEKKLREKALKSMKKGHSIEGSD; translated from the exons ATGATGTACacg ggGACTACCGCGTCACAGGACACGAGGTTCAGCGATAAGGAGAAAAAACTTCtcaaacaaatgaaatttggGGATTCTCTTACTcagaaa gtgGATATGAGCAAAGTTAAACTGGATGTTATTAAACCATGGATAACTACAAAGATTACACAGATTTTAGGCATGGAGGATGATGTAGTGGtagaatttgtatataatcaaCTGGAAGAAAAG TTTCCTGACCCCCGAAAAATGCAGATCAACCTCACAGGATTCCTGAATGGAAGGAATGCCCGATCTTTCATGGGTGAATTATGGGACCTTTTGGTCTCTGCTCAGGAAAGTGTTACGGGCATTCCAGAGGCTTTCttacaacaaaaaaaagatcaaattaaGAAACGTttg GAAGAGCAAGAGAAACTCCAAGCTTCTTTGgcggagaaagaaaaggagaaggaaagagaaaaggaaaaagatgaagcagaaaacaagataaaaaaagaagaaaaagaacgagGTTCATCGAAAGAACGTCGTAGAGATCGAAGTAGAGATCGCGATAGGGACAG AAAAAGAAGTCGATCGAGAGATCGACACAGAGATCGTGACAGATCGACTCGCAAACGACGATCCTCTTCGAGATCACCCAGTAAAAATTCGCTTAAAGACAACGGGAAAGATATGTCTGAAATTAAAGTGGAACGAGAAGATTCGCCACAACCCGAAAATGCTATACCGCTCATGCCTGTTAAAACAAAACc AGAAGCTGCTGTCGCAATATCTCGATTACAAGCAAAATTAATGAGCATAGctgatggaaaaaagaaaaataatcgtacTCCTTCTCCCGAGTCATTagaaaaagcgaaaaaatCTAGATCTAGATCAAAATCACCAATAAATCGCTCCAAAAAATCTAGATCTAAATCCCCAAGTCGAGATTCAAAGACACGTCGTTCTCGATCACCTGCATCTAGATCGAGACGATCTCGATCTAAATCAAGATCAAGGAGATCCAGATCTAGATCAAAATCCAGAAGATCCAAATCTAGATCGCAAGATCGTTCAAAATCAAGACGTACCAAATCTAAATCGCCAAGATCGCATTCGAGATCTCGTTCACGATCTAAAAAATCACGATCAAAAAGTAATGATAGAAGTAAATCTAGAAAATCAAGATCGGACTCGAGCGATTCAAGGTCATCAAAATCTCGTTCAAAATCACCTgataaaagaaaggagaatctCGATTCTAACAGAAAACGAGATGCAAGTTCAAGCAGTAGTTCCGAATCGGAAGAAGATAAAGGAGCAAAAGATAaaaacgatttcgaaattagaaagaaaaaagatggagTACAGGCAAAGAGATCGTATAGAAAAACGAATAAAGATGACAGTGGCAGTGACAGTGATTCAAGTCGAGAAAGGAAATCTGTACCTAAACGAAGGAGCCCAACGCCACGAAAAGATAGAGGTCGATCTAAGGATAGAGATAGATCGCGAGATAGATCACGTGATAGATCTCGGGATAGATCTCGGGATAGATCTCGGGATAGGAATAGaag gagATCCATAGATAGAGAacgggaaagaagaagagagcgagagcgagaaagagagcgagAAAGATTGGATAGATATAGCGGTAGTCGTAGCATGCGACCTCCATCTGTGCGTAGAGCACCTAGTAGACGGAG aagCCCTCATCGTAGAAGCCCGGTAAGATATCGCCGTAGATCGCCCAGTCCTGGGGATAGGCGCCGAAGAAGATCCCTTGATCGAAGACGAAGATCATCAGAAAGAAGAGACAGACGTCGATCTCCAGATCGTCGTGATAGCAGACGTCGTTCTCCAGATGGCCGGGATCGATCCCTCAGGTACGATAGATCTTCCTCTCGTGACAGATCGAGTAGGCGGGACCGTTCCAGAGACAGAGACAGAAGGGATAGAGATAGAAGATCTAGATCTAGGGATCGTAGATCCAGATCGAAAGATCAAAGGTCATCGGTGGATCGTTCGAGAGATGGAAAACGATCTCCCGATCGCTTAAGAGAAACTAAGGAGAAGATAAAGGACAAGAAAGtggatgaaaaaattaaaagatcaaCTGATACGGGATCGCGAAAAGAATTACGAAACGGAAGGTCTAAGTCAAGTAGCTCGGAAAGTAGCGAAAGTAGTTCCTCTAGCAATGAGGATGAAGTGACCAG AAAATCTCTTGAACGGAAATCATCTCAGGAAAAGCGAGAACGTGAGAGGGAACGAGAACATGTAGATGACAAAcgtaaagaaaaggaaaaacctGCCAAGGAAGAATCTATCAAACGACCTGAAAAGGACATCAAGAAAGCTGAACCTGTAAACATCAAGAAACCAGATCCTAGCGTTTCTCCTAAAAAACTTCAATCTGCTACACTTCCCGTAACTAGGCATAGA ttTTCAAAGAGTTTATCACGAACACCATCTCCATTTAAAAAGACTGAAGACATTATAGCTGCAGTTAAAGTTAAACAATCAAA agAAGATAACAAGGAAGGATCaccaaaagaagaaacgaatttttcatcCGCAGATACTTTTCCGTTAAAAAAAGATGACAAATCGGTCAAATCACTTAAAGTGGCATCTGAGGATAAAAAGTCAGGTCAAAAATCTTCTGAGccaatacttttaaaaaaaccaGCAGAAGTTATGAagaaatcgaagaaagaaaaacgcgaTGGTTCTACAGATTCTAATGACAGTGAAAGTGAAG gaaAGAAAAGACCAAGAAAATTAGAGAAATCTAGGAAATCCAGAAAAACTTCTACAGATgaagaaaaatcagaaaaatgtGGTTCTAGCTCGGATTctgaagaggaaagaaagcatacagaaaagaataaaaaacttaaagaTACAAATCGAGgag ACTCATTAGATGAACGTGCAAAAGACAGGAAAGATAGTAGAAAACGAGAAATCAATGAAAACGAATCTCGCAAAcgatcaaaaaaagaattagaagaagaaacaaaaaaatcaaaaagatcAAGAAAAGATTCTTCTTCAGGAGATGAAgatcaaaagataaaaagaaacaaaactgAAGATGATAGATCCAGATTAcgaaaatctaaaaaagattCAAGTTCAGATGATGAACcaaaaaaaacacgaaaacGAAGAGACAGTTCTTCGGAGGACGAAAAATCAAGAACAAGAAAATCAAGAAAAGATTCTACAAGTGAAGATGAAGGAAAAGTACGATTAAAGAAATCTAAACGAGATTCAAGTACAGATGATGAAGAAATAGGAGAAAAAGatgcaaagaaaaagagaaaagctgATGATAGTTCAGATGAAGAAAAAGTGAAGAAAAaacgtaaaaagaaaactaaaacaaGTACCAGTGAATCagag GAAAGTGaagtagaagaaaagaaaaagaaaaaggataagaaacacaaaaaacataaaaaacataaaaagcataggaaacataaaaagaagaaggttgCAGATTCTGACGAATCTGATGTAAGTGAAGGTAATACAGaagaacttgaaaaaaaacttcGTGAAAAAGCATTAAAATCCATGAAAAAAGGACATAGTATAGAAGGAAGTGATTga
- the LOC108004243 gene encoding serine/arginine repetitive matrix protein 1 isoform X1, with the protein MMYTGTTASQDTRFSDKEKKLLKQMKFGDSLTQKVDMSKVKLDVIKPWITTKITQILGMEDDVVVEFVYNQLEEKFPDPRKMQINLTGFLNGRNARSFMGELWDLLVSAQESVTGIPEAFLQQKKDQIKKRLEEQEKLQASLAEKEKEKEREKEKDEAENKIKKEEKERGSSKERRRDRSRDRDRDRKRSRSRDRHRDRDRSTRKRRSSSRSPSKNSLKDNGKDMSEIKVEREDSPQPENAIPLMPVKTKPCFNREAAVAISRLQAKLMSIADGKKKNNRTPSPESLEKAKKSRSRSKSPINRSKKSRSKSPSRDSKTRRSRSPASRSRRSRSKSRSRRSRSRSKSRRSKSRSQDRSKSRRTKSKSPRSHSRSRSRSKKSRSKSNDRSKSRKSRSDSSDSRSSKSRSKSPDKRKENLDSNRKRDASSSSSSESEEDKGAKDKNDFEIRKKKDGVQAKRSYRKTNKDDSGSDSDSSRERKSVPKRRSPTPRKDRGRSKDRDRSRDRSRDRSRDRSRDRSRDRNRRRSIDRERERRRERERERERERLDRYSGSRSMRPPSVRRAPSRRRSPHRRSPVRYRRRSPSPGDRRRRRSLDRRRRSSERRDRRRSPDRRDSRRRSPDGRDRSLRYDRSSSRDRSSRRDRSRDRDRRDRDRRSRSRDRRSRSKDQRSSVDRSRDGKRSPDRLRETKEKIKDKKVDEKIKRSTDTGSRKELRNGRSKSSSSESSESSSSSNEDEVTRKSLERKSSQEKREREREREHVDDKRKEKEKPAKEESIKRPEKDIKKAEPVNIKKPDPSVSPKKLQSATLPVTRHRFSKSLSRTPSPFKKTEDIIAAVKVKQSKEDNKEGSPKEETNFSSADTFPLKKDDKSVKSLKVASEDKKSGQKSSEPILLKKPAEVMKKSKKEKRDGSTDSNDSESEGKKRPRKLEKSRKSRKTSTDEEKSEKCGSSSDSEEERKHTEKNKKLKDTNRGDSLDERAKDRKDSRKREINENESRKRSKKELEEETKKSKRSRKDSSSGDEDQKIKRNKTEDDRSRLRKSKKDSSSDDEPKKTRKRRDSSSEDEKSRTRKSRKDSTSEDEGKVRLKKSKRDSSTDDEEIGEKDAKKKRKADDSSDEEKVKKKRKKKTKTSTSESEESEVEEKKKKKDKKHKKHKKHKKHRKHKKKKVADSDESDVSEGNTEELEKKLREKALKSMKKGHSIEGSD; encoded by the exons ATGATGTACacg ggGACTACCGCGTCACAGGACACGAGGTTCAGCGATAAGGAGAAAAAACTTCtcaaacaaatgaaatttggGGATTCTCTTACTcagaaa gtgGATATGAGCAAAGTTAAACTGGATGTTATTAAACCATGGATAACTACAAAGATTACACAGATTTTAGGCATGGAGGATGATGTAGTGGtagaatttgtatataatcaaCTGGAAGAAAAG TTTCCTGACCCCCGAAAAATGCAGATCAACCTCACAGGATTCCTGAATGGAAGGAATGCCCGATCTTTCATGGGTGAATTATGGGACCTTTTGGTCTCTGCTCAGGAAAGTGTTACGGGCATTCCAGAGGCTTTCttacaacaaaaaaaagatcaaattaaGAAACGTttg GAAGAGCAAGAGAAACTCCAAGCTTCTTTGgcggagaaagaaaaggagaaggaaagagaaaaggaaaaagatgaagcagaaaacaagataaaaaaagaagaaaaagaacgagGTTCATCGAAAGAACGTCGTAGAGATCGAAGTAGAGATCGCGATAGGGACAG AAAAAGAAGTCGATCGAGAGATCGACACAGAGATCGTGACAGATCGACTCGCAAACGACGATCCTCTTCGAGATCACCCAGTAAAAATTCGCTTAAAGACAACGGGAAAGATATGTCTGAAATTAAAGTGGAACGAGAAGATTCGCCACAACCCGAAAATGCTATACCGCTCATGCCTGTTAAAACAAAACc gtGTTTCAACAGAGAAGCTGCTGTCGCAATATCTCGATTACAAGCAAAATTAATGAGCATAGctgatggaaaaaagaaaaataatcgtacTCCTTCTCCCGAGTCATTagaaaaagcgaaaaaatCTAGATCTAGATCAAAATCACCAATAAATCGCTCCAAAAAATCTAGATCTAAATCCCCAAGTCGAGATTCAAAGACACGTCGTTCTCGATCACCTGCATCTAGATCGAGACGATCTCGATCTAAATCAAGATCAAGGAGATCCAGATCTAGATCAAAATCCAGAAGATCCAAATCTAGATCGCAAGATCGTTCAAAATCAAGACGTACCAAATCTAAATCGCCAAGATCGCATTCGAGATCTCGTTCACGATCTAAAAAATCACGATCAAAAAGTAATGATAGAAGTAAATCTAGAAAATCAAGATCGGACTCGAGCGATTCAAGGTCATCAAAATCTCGTTCAAAATCACCTgataaaagaaaggagaatctCGATTCTAACAGAAAACGAGATGCAAGTTCAAGCAGTAGTTCCGAATCGGAAGAAGATAAAGGAGCAAAAGATAaaaacgatttcgaaattagaaagaaaaaagatggagTACAGGCAAAGAGATCGTATAGAAAAACGAATAAAGATGACAGTGGCAGTGACAGTGATTCAAGTCGAGAAAGGAAATCTGTACCTAAACGAAGGAGCCCAACGCCACGAAAAGATAGAGGTCGATCTAAGGATAGAGATAGATCGCGAGATAGATCACGTGATAGATCTCGGGATAGATCTCGGGATAGATCTCGGGATAGGAATAGaag gagATCCATAGATAGAGAacgggaaagaagaagagagcgagagcgagaaagagagcgagAAAGATTGGATAGATATAGCGGTAGTCGTAGCATGCGACCTCCATCTGTGCGTAGAGCACCTAGTAGACGGAG aagCCCTCATCGTAGAAGCCCGGTAAGATATCGCCGTAGATCGCCCAGTCCTGGGGATAGGCGCCGAAGAAGATCCCTTGATCGAAGACGAAGATCATCAGAAAGAAGAGACAGACGTCGATCTCCAGATCGTCGTGATAGCAGACGTCGTTCTCCAGATGGCCGGGATCGATCCCTCAGGTACGATAGATCTTCCTCTCGTGACAGATCGAGTAGGCGGGACCGTTCCAGAGACAGAGACAGAAGGGATAGAGATAGAAGATCTAGATCTAGGGATCGTAGATCCAGATCGAAAGATCAAAGGTCATCGGTGGATCGTTCGAGAGATGGAAAACGATCTCCCGATCGCTTAAGAGAAACTAAGGAGAAGATAAAGGACAAGAAAGtggatgaaaaaattaaaagatcaaCTGATACGGGATCGCGAAAAGAATTACGAAACGGAAGGTCTAAGTCAAGTAGCTCGGAAAGTAGCGAAAGTAGTTCCTCTAGCAATGAGGATGAAGTGACCAG AAAATCTCTTGAACGGAAATCATCTCAGGAAAAGCGAGAACGTGAGAGGGAACGAGAACATGTAGATGACAAAcgtaaagaaaaggaaaaacctGCCAAGGAAGAATCTATCAAACGACCTGAAAAGGACATCAAGAAAGCTGAACCTGTAAACATCAAGAAACCAGATCCTAGCGTTTCTCCTAAAAAACTTCAATCTGCTACACTTCCCGTAACTAGGCATAGA ttTTCAAAGAGTTTATCACGAACACCATCTCCATTTAAAAAGACTGAAGACATTATAGCTGCAGTTAAAGTTAAACAATCAAA agAAGATAACAAGGAAGGATCaccaaaagaagaaacgaatttttcatcCGCAGATACTTTTCCGTTAAAAAAAGATGACAAATCGGTCAAATCACTTAAAGTGGCATCTGAGGATAAAAAGTCAGGTCAAAAATCTTCTGAGccaatacttttaaaaaaaccaGCAGAAGTTATGAagaaatcgaagaaagaaaaacgcgaTGGTTCTACAGATTCTAATGACAGTGAAAGTGAAG gaaAGAAAAGACCAAGAAAATTAGAGAAATCTAGGAAATCCAGAAAAACTTCTACAGATgaagaaaaatcagaaaaatgtGGTTCTAGCTCGGATTctgaagaggaaagaaagcatacagaaaagaataaaaaacttaaagaTACAAATCGAGgag ACTCATTAGATGAACGTGCAAAAGACAGGAAAGATAGTAGAAAACGAGAAATCAATGAAAACGAATCTCGCAAAcgatcaaaaaaagaattagaagaagaaacaaaaaaatcaaaaagatcAAGAAAAGATTCTTCTTCAGGAGATGAAgatcaaaagataaaaagaaacaaaactgAAGATGATAGATCCAGATTAcgaaaatctaaaaaagattCAAGTTCAGATGATGAACcaaaaaaaacacgaaaacGAAGAGACAGTTCTTCGGAGGACGAAAAATCAAGAACAAGAAAATCAAGAAAAGATTCTACAAGTGAAGATGAAGGAAAAGTACGATTAAAGAAATCTAAACGAGATTCAAGTACAGATGATGAAGAAATAGGAGAAAAAGatgcaaagaaaaagagaaaagctgATGATAGTTCAGATGAAGAAAAAGTGAAGAAAAaacgtaaaaagaaaactaaaacaaGTACCAGTGAATCagag GAAAGTGaagtagaagaaaagaaaaagaaaaaggataagaaacacaaaaaacataaaaaacataaaaagcataggaaacataaaaagaagaaggttgCAGATTCTGACGAATCTGATGTAAGTGAAGGTAATACAGaagaacttgaaaaaaaacttcGTGAAAAAGCATTAAAATCCATGAAAAAAGGACATAGTATAGAAGGAAGTGATTga